The Planococcus donghaensis genome contains a region encoding:
- a CDS encoding DEAD/DEAH box helicase, with product MIRRKTLPALMEEWKTEPDMMERIVHWHTRQEKPAQYADFPPEMHASLKAALRKKGIEQLYTHQREAFDLATAGNSFTAVTPTASGKSYCYHLPVLHKILNDPGARALYLFPTKALAQDQKSDLHDLIEKTEEAILSYTYDGDTSPAIRTKVRKAGQIVMTNPDMLHSAILPHHTKWVSLFENLHYIVIDELHTYKGIFGTHVAHVIRRLKRICEFYGSNPVFICTSATIANPKELAENLTNSTHKLIDQNGAPSGKKHIVFYNPPIIHPTFGVRRSAILEVRDLATHLIKNGIQTIVFAKSRVRVEMLVTYLQAITKMKLQDDSIKGYRGGYLPTERRAIEKGLRDGSIQCVVSTNALELGVDIGQLQACIMTGYPGNIASAWQQAGRAGRRQDESLVIYVAQSTALDQYIINHPEYLLDQSPEEARIHPENIIILMDHLKCASFELPFRTDDQYGEFEVQELLEYLQEEGVLVRTSDRWHWMSDRFPAHDISLRSASQENVVIIDQSVPADTRVIGEMDRFSAMTLLHEEAIYLHQGTQFQVEILDWEEKKAYVREVDVDYFTDANLAVELKVMSEDKDKKMNKSEVFYGDIAVLAMPTIFKKIRFDSHDNIGSGPISLPAEELHTSSTWLSFSKPEDFSEAELSDTMTGAAYAIESFIPIFVQCDRRDVHVVPQVKSPHNDMPTFFIHDSYPGGIGISERIYDLWKPLLDKAQQHVSECPCLDGCPACIGAQDAAISMKSHVIRLLDDLRKEG from the coding sequence ATGATTAGACGAAAAACATTACCAGCTTTAATGGAAGAATGGAAAACAGAACCGGATATGATGGAACGAATTGTCCATTGGCATACAAGACAAGAAAAACCAGCACAATATGCTGATTTTCCACCAGAAATGCATGCGAGCTTAAAAGCTGCTCTTCGTAAAAAAGGAATTGAGCAACTTTATACGCATCAGCGTGAAGCGTTCGACTTAGCAACAGCGGGAAACTCGTTTACTGCCGTGACGCCAACCGCTTCAGGTAAATCGTATTGCTATCATTTACCTGTCTTACACAAAATCTTAAACGATCCGGGGGCACGCGCACTTTATCTGTTCCCGACAAAAGCATTAGCCCAAGATCAAAAAAGTGATTTGCACGATTTGATCGAAAAAACGGAAGAAGCTATTTTGTCTTACACATATGACGGTGATACGTCACCAGCTATTCGGACAAAAGTGCGTAAAGCAGGACAGATTGTTATGACCAATCCAGATATGTTGCATTCAGCGATCTTGCCACATCACACAAAATGGGTGTCTCTTTTTGAGAACCTTCATTATATAGTCATTGATGAGCTGCATACGTATAAAGGAATATTCGGCACGCACGTAGCTCACGTAATTCGTAGACTAAAACGGATTTGCGAGTTTTATGGCAGCAACCCGGTCTTTATTTGTACATCAGCGACCATCGCCAACCCTAAAGAACTGGCGGAAAACTTAACAAATAGCACCCACAAGTTAATTGACCAAAACGGTGCGCCATCTGGAAAAAAACACATTGTGTTTTACAACCCGCCAATTATTCACCCGACGTTTGGTGTTAGAAGAAGTGCGATTTTAGAAGTTCGTGATTTAGCGACGCATTTGATCAAAAACGGCATACAAACCATTGTCTTTGCAAAAAGTCGGGTGCGTGTAGAGATGCTGGTCACGTATTTGCAAGCTATTACCAAAATGAAACTGCAAGACGACTCGATTAAAGGATACCGAGGAGGCTATTTGCCGACAGAACGACGTGCCATTGAAAAAGGACTTCGTGATGGCTCGATTCAATGTGTCGTATCTACCAATGCGTTGGAACTTGGTGTAGACATTGGTCAATTGCAAGCATGTATCATGACAGGGTATCCTGGGAATATTGCCAGTGCTTGGCAACAAGCAGGACGCGCTGGTCGTCGTCAAGACGAATCGCTGGTTATTTATGTTGCACAATCCACTGCACTCGATCAATACATTATCAATCACCCAGAATATCTGTTAGACCAATCGCCTGAAGAAGCACGCATTCATCCAGAAAACATTATTATTTTAATGGACCATTTGAAATGTGCTTCTTTTGAATTGCCGTTTAGAACTGATGATCAGTATGGTGAATTCGAAGTGCAAGAACTTCTCGAATATTTACAAGAAGAAGGGGTGCTTGTCCGGACTTCAGATCGCTGGCACTGGATGAGCGACCGTTTCCCAGCGCATGATATTTCTTTGCGTTCAGCGTCACAAGAAAATGTGGTGATCATCGATCAATCGGTTCCAGCTGATACGCGTGTAATCGGTGAAATGGACCGCTTTAGCGCTATGACCTTATTGCATGAAGAAGCAATCTACTTGCATCAAGGCACACAATTTCAAGTGGAAATTTTGGATTGGGAAGAAAAGAAAGCTTATGTCAGAGAAGTAGATGTGGATTATTTCACAGATGCCAATTTAGCAGTCGAATTAAAAGTAATGAGCGAAGACAAAGACAAAAAGATGAACAAATCCGAAGTTTTTTATGGAGACATTGCAGTTCTTGCGATGCCAACCATATTCAAGAAAATACGGTTTGATTCGCACGACAATATTGGTTCGGGCCCCATATCCTTGCCAGCAGAAGAACTTCATACGTCTTCGACGTGGCTAAGCTTTTCAAAGCCAGAAGATTTTTCAGAGGCAGAGCTCTCGGACACTATGACCGGTGCAGCTTACGCGATCGAGTCGTTTATCCCGATATTTGTCCAATGTGATCGCCGAGATGTTCACGTAGTGCCACAAGTAAAATCGCCGCATAACGATATGCCAACATTTTTTATCCACGATTCTTATCCTGGTGGTATTGGGATTAGCGAACGAATATACGATTTGTGGAAACCATTACTCGATAAAGCGCAACAACATGTGTCTGAATGTCCGTGTTTAGATGGATGCCCCGCGTGCATCGGTGCACAAGATGCCGCTATTAGTATGAAGAGCCATGTTATCCGGCTTTTAGATGATCTTCGCAAAGAGGGGTGA
- a CDS encoding YppE family protein, producing the protein MTVRELSSTLYDECGKCLDRFYEMREMDAVPDFYEDVKPYADIWHAKINEWQKESLIYIQQERPKYVHKPQIDTAAEGMTQFFVQSFYKETSKKRFIQTIQAAQYTLQTFIMAIDEKSKTHD; encoded by the coding sequence ATGACAGTAAGAGAACTCTCTTCTACATTATATGATGAATGTGGAAAATGCTTAGACCGCTTTTACGAAATGCGTGAAATGGACGCGGTCCCTGATTTTTATGAAGACGTTAAACCATACGCCGATATTTGGCACGCTAAAATAAATGAGTGGCAAAAAGAGTCACTAATCTATATTCAACAAGAACGACCAAAATATGTGCACAAACCGCAAATCGATACAGCGGCAGAAGGCATGACCCAATTTTTTGTTCAAAGTTTTTATAAAGAAACGAGCAAAAAGCGCTTTATCCAAACGATTCAAGCAGCACAATATACATTGCAAACATTTATTATGGCTATAGATGAAAAGAGCAAAACGCATGATTAG
- the recU gene encoding Holliday junction resolvase RecU: MAINYPNGKKFIPPKDQPAKQTANPKKKKDLSFSNRGKTLEDELNETNDYYLQLGLAVIHKKPVPLQIVKVEYPSRSAAVIREAYFQAPSTTDYNGVWNGRYVDFEAKETQNKTSFPLKNIHDHQIHHMSKVVKQNGTAFMIIRFSSWQRYFIMPFNELEVFWNRMMTGGRKSITLQEIEETSFEITPGAFPRIDYLPLLNKL; the protein is encoded by the coding sequence ATGGCAATCAATTACCCGAACGGAAAAAAATTTATTCCGCCGAAAGATCAACCTGCCAAACAAACAGCAAACCCTAAAAAGAAAAAGGATTTATCCTTTAGCAATCGGGGTAAGACATTAGAGGACGAATTAAATGAAACCAATGATTATTATCTTCAACTGGGATTAGCTGTTATTCACAAAAAGCCAGTACCTCTCCAAATTGTTAAAGTGGAGTATCCTTCTAGAAGTGCTGCAGTTATTCGAGAGGCCTATTTCCAAGCTCCTTCTACTACCGATTATAACGGTGTTTGGAACGGTCGGTATGTTGACTTTGAAGCGAAAGAAACACAAAACAAAACCTCATTTCCATTGAAGAATATTCATGATCATCAAATTCATCACATGTCTAAAGTGGTTAAACAAAATGGAACAGCGTTTATGATTATCCGCTTTTCTTCTTGGCAGCGGTATTTCATCATGCCATTTAACGAACTTGAGGTTTTTTGGAACCGAATGATGACAGGTGGAAGAAAATCGATTACCTTACAAGAAATCGAAGAAACTTCCTTTGAAATTACACCTGGCGCATTTCCACGAATTGACTATTTACCTCTTTTAAACAAGCTTTAA
- a CDS encoding penicillin-binding protein 1A, with amino-acid sequence MSDKQISREERRKAIERQKKTNNKKKKKSPVFLWIKRIVLAMIIIGLAGVVFGASMFAYYASSAPEIDEELLRDPISPTFYAADGETEIPYITSENREYVNYEDIPKTMEAAILATEDNRFYEHSGIDVIRLGGAVIANITGGFGSQGASTITQQVIKNSFLTNDKTLKRKAQEAYLAYQLEQEYEKEEIFEMYFNKILMSGNIYGFGTASEYFYGKPLEELTLAETALLAGMPQSPNGYNPFKNPDRAVERRNVVLGLMEQHGKITTEEKEQARAASLDDSLVAEENRQQQIPNAEYTAFMEMVEDELEALDGDYSLDEGLKIYTTLEPYVQEKVNEAMASDLFFDEEVQSAMTVVDTETGGISAIGAARDYTGDIRHNFATSKDRPIGSTIKPLLDYGPAIEYLGWSTGQTVVDEPYSYEDNDQEIRNVDGEFLGTMTIREALYRSRNIPAVKTLQEVGMENAEEFTQKLGLDFGNVYESAALGSPEKNISTVEMAGAFAAFGNEGSFTKPHTIKKIVFRDGSTEQIVAPEPVQAMKDSTAYMITDMLRDVVDLDTPGSTGKEVAINGLDMAGKTGTTNYSVENLEEFGLDDSSTPDVWFAGYTTDYSISVWSGYANRKTPIDTASDERLLAQRLFKNVMSQISSPETARFEQPESVTEQVIEVGSEPLKLASAFTPYNMRSSELFARGTEPNAVSQRYVVEDLKTPSGLRAKVEDHSAQLSWDSSDKDVAFEVSVEVDGARSVLTTSSSKSYTYNGLEEGKTYTFSVVAVNDTQRSDPASTTVEVAAAPEEPEEEPEEEPEEQEEPVEEEPVEEEPEEPVEEEPAEEEPAVEEEPAVEEDPIDVPEDPTEEEESETPSANSSGNSDKDQDKDKEKDNKNDEGTKDENKN; translated from the coding sequence TTGAGCGACAAACAAATTTCGCGTGAAGAACGCCGTAAAGCAATCGAACGCCAAAAGAAAACCAACAATAAAAAGAAAAAGAAATCCCCTGTATTCCTATGGATTAAACGCATCGTTCTGGCGATGATCATTATAGGGTTGGCTGGCGTTGTATTCGGTGCCTCAATGTTTGCTTATTATGCAAGCAGTGCACCAGAAATTGACGAAGAGTTGCTACGCGATCCAATCAGTCCGACTTTCTATGCAGCGGATGGCGAAACTGAAATCCCTTATATCACTTCCGAAAATCGAGAGTATGTAAATTACGAAGATATCCCTAAAACAATGGAAGCCGCAATTTTAGCTACTGAAGATAACCGATTTTATGAACATTCGGGAATCGATGTTATTCGTTTAGGCGGCGCTGTTATTGCCAATATTACAGGTGGCTTTGGTTCCCAAGGGGCTAGTACAATTACCCAACAAGTTATCAAAAATTCATTTTTAACAAATGATAAAACCTTAAAACGAAAAGCTCAAGAAGCATATTTAGCTTATCAATTAGAACAAGAATACGAAAAAGAAGAAATCTTCGAGATGTATTTCAACAAGATTTTGATGTCTGGTAATATTTATGGTTTTGGCACAGCATCTGAATATTTTTATGGGAAACCTTTAGAAGAATTAACCTTAGCAGAAACTGCATTGTTGGCTGGAATGCCTCAAAGTCCGAATGGATATAACCCTTTTAAAAACCCAGATCGCGCTGTAGAACGCCGCAATGTTGTTTTAGGTTTAATGGAGCAACATGGCAAAATCACTACAGAAGAAAAAGAACAAGCAAGAGCAGCTTCTCTTGACGATTCGTTAGTAGCTGAAGAAAATCGTCAGCAACAAATTCCAAATGCTGAATATACAGCGTTCATGGAAATGGTCGAAGATGAACTTGAAGCTTTAGATGGCGATTACTCACTAGATGAAGGCTTGAAAATCTACACAACTCTTGAACCATACGTTCAAGAAAAAGTAAATGAAGCAATGGCTTCTGATTTGTTCTTTGATGAAGAAGTCCAATCTGCTATGACGGTAGTGGATACTGAAACGGGGGGCATTAGTGCAATTGGTGCTGCTCGTGATTATACGGGTGACATTCGTCATAACTTTGCTACTTCAAAAGATCGCCCAATAGGATCAACGATAAAACCATTACTAGATTATGGCCCTGCAATCGAATACTTAGGTTGGTCTACTGGCCAAACTGTTGTAGATGAGCCTTATTCTTACGAAGACAATGACCAAGAAATACGCAATGTCGATGGAGAATTTTTAGGTACGATGACTATTCGTGAAGCACTTTACCGCTCACGTAATATTCCTGCAGTTAAAACTTTGCAGGAAGTAGGAATGGAAAACGCTGAAGAGTTTACTCAGAAATTGGGACTCGATTTTGGAAATGTTTATGAATCTGCTGCCCTAGGCTCACCGGAAAAAAATATTTCAACAGTTGAAATGGCTGGAGCCTTTGCTGCTTTTGGTAACGAAGGATCTTTCACTAAGCCTCACACGATTAAAAAGATTGTTTTCCGTGATGGTTCTACCGAACAAATTGTTGCACCTGAACCTGTGCAAGCTATGAAAGACAGCACCGCATATATGATAACCGATATGCTTAGAGACGTTGTCGATTTAGATACACCAGGATCTACAGGTAAAGAAGTAGCAATTAATGGATTGGACATGGCTGGTAAAACCGGAACCACTAACTATTCTGTTGAAAATCTCGAAGAATTCGGATTAGATGATAGTTCTACACCAGATGTTTGGTTTGCGGGTTATACAACAGACTACTCAATCTCTGTTTGGAGTGGCTACGCTAATCGGAAAACACCTATTGACACAGCATCAGATGAACGTCTACTCGCTCAGCGTTTGTTTAAAAATGTAATGTCTCAAATCTCTTCCCCTGAAACGGCACGCTTTGAACAGCCTGAATCCGTTACAGAACAAGTAATTGAAGTGGGATCAGAACCATTAAAATTGGCTAGTGCTTTTACACCTTATAATATGAGAAGTTCGGAATTGTTTGCACGTGGTACTGAACCGAATGCAGTATCGCAACGTTACGTAGTTGAAGACTTAAAAACACCTAGTGGTTTACGAGCAAAAGTTGAAGACCATTCAGCTCAACTTTCTTGGGATTCAAGTGACAAAGATGTGGCATTTGAAGTTTCTGTAGAAGTTGATGGAGCTCGTTCAGTGCTTACGACTTCGTCCAGTAAATCCTATACTTATAATGGACTAGAAGAAGGAAAAACTTATACTTTTAGTGTTGTAGCAGTTAATGATACTCAGCGCAGTGATCCAGCATCGACAACTGTTGAAGTGGCTGCCGCTCCTGAGGAACCAGAAGAAGAGCCGGAAGAAGAACCTGAAGAACAGGAAGAGCCGGTTGAAGAAGAACCCGTTGAAGAAGAACCTGAGGAACCGGTTGAAGAAGAGCCTGCTGAAGAAGAACCAGCAGTCGAAGAAGAGCCTGCTGTTGAGGAAGACCCTATCGACGTACCAGAAGACCCAACTGAAGAAGAAGAAAGTGAAACTCCTTCTGCAAACAGTAGCGGTAATTCTGATAAAGATCAGGATAAGGATAAAGAAAAAGATAACAAAAATGATGAAGGTACCAAAGACGAAAACAAAAACTAA
- a CDS encoding YpoC family protein — MKRSLKLTKEQLEPYFLEWECNSAQLAELHKQRNKAAELTKDGLTIYKKLLTHCRQALQDDGFEPLNGSERLAFIESSPGTYAAYRQLSELFRELKKMIARKRIEFKHLNES; from the coding sequence GTGAAACGGTCACTGAAGTTAACTAAAGAACAACTTGAGCCTTATTTTTTGGAATGGGAATGCAATTCAGCCCAATTGGCTGAATTGCATAAGCAGCGCAATAAAGCTGCGGAACTTACGAAAGACGGTTTAACGATTTATAAAAAACTTTTAACGCATTGTCGGCAAGCATTACAAGATGATGGATTTGAACCGTTAAATGGCTCAGAGCGTTTAGCATTTATTGAGTCCTCACCTGGTACTTATGCGGCTTATCGGCAGTTAAGTGAATTGTTTAGAGAACTTAAAAAAATGATTGCTAGAAAACGAATTGAATTCAAGCATTTAAATGAATCATAG
- the nth gene encoding endonuclease III — protein sequence MMSKKEWLACLEEMDLMFPDAHCELVHRNPFDLLIATLLSAQCTDKLVNRVTADLFQKYHKPEDYVAVSLEELQQDIRSIGLFRNKAKNIQALSRILIDEHNSVVPADRDLLMTLPGVGRKTANVVVSVAFGIPALAVDTHVERVAKRLGLSRWKDNPLQVEETIMKKTPADDWSKTHHQIIFFGRYHCKSQNPGCHICPLFDRCREGQKREKKGLVKRETVTEVN from the coding sequence ATGATGTCTAAAAAAGAATGGTTGGCTTGTCTAGAAGAAATGGATCTTATGTTCCCGGATGCTCATTGTGAATTGGTTCACCGCAATCCGTTTGATTTGTTAATTGCGACGCTTTTATCTGCACAATGTACAGATAAACTCGTCAACCGAGTGACGGCTGACTTGTTCCAAAAATATCACAAACCAGAGGATTACGTGGCTGTGTCTTTAGAAGAATTGCAACAAGATATCCGCTCGATCGGCTTGTTTCGCAATAAGGCTAAAAATATTCAAGCGCTCAGTCGAATCTTAATCGATGAACACAATAGTGTCGTGCCAGCGGACCGAGACTTATTAATGACGCTCCCTGGAGTGGGACGGAAGACTGCAAATGTGGTCGTCTCTGTTGCTTTTGGAATTCCAGCTTTAGCTGTAGATACTCATGTTGAACGGGTCGCAAAGCGTTTAGGTTTGAGTCGTTGGAAAGATAATCCGCTTCAAGTAGAAGAAACGATTATGAAAAAAACCCCTGCAGACGATTGGTCGAAGACGCATCATCAAATTATTTTTTTCGGGCGCTATCATTGCAAATCACAAAATCCGGGCTGCCATATTTGTCCGCTTTTTGATCGATGCCGAGAAGGGCAAAAACGTGAGAAAAAAGGACTTGTTAAACGTGAAACGGTCACTGAAGTTAACTAA
- a CDS encoding DnaD domain-containing protein, with protein MKQPNRLQTWIEQGNVTISQLFFQFYKELKITDEEAMLLMHIQAFQQTGNQFPTPDEVGERMMTSQKSVTTMLQKLMQQGYLSIEQTTEQDVLTEVISLQPLWDRLLDCVYKEQHEIKENTQKELEGEIFQLFEQEFGRFLSPMEIETISMWMDQDGHTPDVIRMALKEAVIAQKLSLRYVDRILFEWKKKNIKTSTQVTNHASSFREKNIRIQPTENAVKKVQFYNWLEDRN; from the coding sequence ATGAAACAACCTAATCGATTACAAACGTGGATTGAGCAGGGGAATGTTACCATTTCCCAGCTTTTTTTTCAGTTTTACAAAGAACTGAAGATTACAGATGAAGAGGCAATGCTGCTCATGCACATTCAAGCATTTCAACAAACAGGAAACCAGTTTCCGACACCTGATGAAGTGGGCGAACGTATGATGACTTCTCAAAAAAGCGTCACAACCATGTTACAAAAACTAATGCAACAAGGCTATTTGTCAATTGAACAAACAACGGAACAAGATGTTTTGACAGAAGTTATTTCTTTACAACCTTTATGGGATCGCTTGTTGGACTGTGTTTACAAAGAACAACATGAGATAAAAGAAAATACACAAAAAGAGTTGGAAGGGGAAATCTTCCAATTGTTTGAACAAGAATTTGGACGTTTTTTATCTCCAATGGAAATCGAGACCATTTCGATGTGGATGGACCAAGATGGTCATACCCCTGATGTCATTCGAATGGCGCTCAAAGAAGCGGTTATCGCTCAGAAGTTAAGTTTACGTTATGTAGACCGAATCTTATTTGAGTGGAAAAAGAAAAATATCAAAACCTCTACACAAGTAACCAACCATGCAAGTTCATTTAGGGAAAAAAATATTCGGATTCAGCCGACTGAAAATGCTGTGAAAAAAGTTCAATTTTATAATTGGTTGGAAGACCGTAATTAG
- the asnS gene encoding asparagine--tRNA ligase: MKKITIAEMAKHNGETIKLGAWIANKRSSGKIAFLQLRDGSGFVQGVVVKAEVGDDLFATAKGLTQETSVYVTGEVKEDERSAFGYELAVTGIEVIHEAKDFPITPKEHGTEFLMDNRHLWLRSRKQHAIMKIRNEIIRSTYEFFNDNGFVKVDPPILTGSSPEGTSELFATKYFDEDAYLSQSGQLYMEAAAMALGKVFSFGPTFRAEKSKTRRHLIEFWMIEPEMAFIEHAESLEVQEQYVSHIVQSVLKNCKLELERLDRDVSKLEKIKAPFPRVSYDDAIKWLNDNGFDDIKWGEDFGAPHETALAESYDMPIFITHYPIGIKPFYMQPHPERDDVVLCADMIAPEGYGEIIGGSERIHDYELMKQRIQEHNLDEEAYAWYLDLSKYGSVPHSGFGLGLERTVAWISGVEHIRESIPFPRLLNRLYP; this comes from the coding sequence ATGAAAAAAATTACCATTGCCGAAATGGCTAAACATAACGGAGAAACAATTAAACTAGGCGCTTGGATCGCGAACAAACGGTCAAGCGGTAAAATCGCATTCTTGCAACTGCGTGACGGTTCAGGATTTGTACAAGGTGTTGTAGTAAAAGCTGAAGTAGGTGACGACTTATTCGCTACAGCTAAAGGATTAACACAAGAAACATCGGTTTATGTAACAGGCGAAGTAAAAGAAGACGAACGCTCTGCGTTTGGTTATGAATTAGCTGTTACCGGCATCGAAGTTATCCATGAAGCAAAGGATTTCCCAATCACACCGAAAGAACATGGTACAGAATTCCTTATGGACAACCGTCATTTATGGCTACGTTCACGCAAGCAACATGCCATCATGAAAATCCGTAACGAAATTATTCGCTCGACTTATGAATTTTTCAATGATAACGGTTTTGTCAAAGTAGATCCGCCAATTTTGACAGGATCTTCTCCGGAAGGAACTTCAGAATTGTTCGCAACCAAATACTTTGATGAAGATGCTTACTTGTCTCAGTCTGGTCAGCTTTATATGGAAGCAGCGGCAATGGCACTTGGAAAAGTATTTTCATTTGGTCCAACATTCCGCGCGGAAAAATCTAAAACGCGTCGTCACTTAATCGAATTTTGGATGATCGAACCGGAAATGGCATTTATCGAGCATGCAGAAAGTTTAGAAGTACAAGAGCAATACGTGTCTCATATTGTGCAATCGGTCTTGAAAAACTGCAAATTGGAATTGGAACGTCTTGATAGAGACGTATCGAAACTTGAAAAAATCAAAGCGCCATTCCCACGTGTTTCTTATGACGATGCGATTAAATGGCTAAACGACAATGGTTTTGATGATATTAAATGGGGCGAAGATTTTGGTGCGCCACACGAAACAGCATTAGCAGAAAGCTACGATATGCCGATATTCATTACCCATTACCCAATCGGGATTAAACCATTTTATATGCAGCCGCATCCAGAGCGTGACGATGTTGTCCTCTGTGCAGATATGATTGCTCCAGAAGGTTATGGAGAAATAATCGGTGGATCAGAACGAATTCACGATTATGAATTGATGAAACAACGCATCCAAGAACATAATTTAGATGAAGAAGCATATGCTTGGTATTTAGACTTAAGCAAATACGGATCCGTTCCGCATTCAGGATTTGGTTTAGGTTTAGAGCGTACTGTAGCTTGGATTAGTGGTGTGGAACATATTAGAGAATCGATTCCATTCCCACGTCTACTAAACCGCTTATACCCATAA
- a CDS encoding pyridoxal phosphate-dependent aminotransferase — translation MNLANRVQTLTPSTTLAITAKANELKAQGVDVIGLGAGEPDYNTPENILEAAYQSMKDGKTKYTPAGGLPALKEAIINKLQRDQGLSYSPKEVMVGIGAKHVLYTLFQVLLNEGDEVIIPIPYWVSYPEQVKLAQGVPVYIEATASQEYKISPLQLREAITDRTKAVILNTPSNPTGMIYSKEELEALAEVCREFDILIVSDEIYEKLIYGDVKHTSIATLSEDAKKRTILINGVSKSHSMTGWRIGYAAADASLVKAMTDLASHSTSNPVTTSQYAAIEAYNGPQDAVEEMRQAFEERLNVIFPKLQAIPGFTVIRPQGAFYLLPDVSEAAAKTGYGSVDDFVTALLTEANVAVIPGSGFGANSTIRLSYATSLEKLTEAVERIHQFVTSKWKD, via the coding sequence ATGAACTTAGCGAATCGTGTACAAACCTTAACACCTTCTACAACATTAGCAATCACTGCGAAAGCAAATGAATTAAAAGCTCAAGGAGTCGATGTAATTGGTCTTGGAGCAGGTGAGCCGGATTACAATACACCAGAAAACATTCTTGAAGCTGCGTATCAATCAATGAAAGATGGTAAAACAAAATATACTCCAGCTGGCGGTCTTCCTGCATTAAAAGAAGCCATCATCAACAAATTGCAAAGAGACCAAGGGTTGAGTTATTCGCCAAAAGAAGTAATGGTCGGTATTGGCGCTAAACATGTGCTTTATACATTGTTCCAAGTGTTGCTAAACGAAGGGGATGAAGTAATTATCCCAATTCCGTATTGGGTAAGTTATCCTGAGCAAGTGAAATTAGCACAAGGTGTACCTGTATACATAGAAGCAACAGCCAGTCAGGAATACAAAATATCTCCTCTACAATTAAGAGAAGCTATTACAGACCGCACAAAAGCAGTAATTCTAAATACACCGAGTAACCCAACAGGCATGATTTATTCAAAAGAAGAATTAGAAGCATTGGCAGAAGTTTGTCGCGAGTTCGATATTTTGATTGTGTCTGATGAAATTTATGAAAAACTCATTTATGGAGATGTTAAACATACTTCCATTGCGACTCTTTCAGAAGATGCCAAAAAACGCACCATTTTAATTAATGGTGTATCAAAATCGCATTCAATGACGGGATGGCGCATTGGGTATGCAGCAGCTGATGCTAGCTTGGTTAAAGCTATGACGGATTTAGCAAGTCATTCTACTTCAAACCCTGTGACTACTTCGCAATATGCAGCAATTGAAGCATATAACGGACCACAAGACGCTGTCGAAGAAATGCGCCAAGCATTTGAAGAGCGGTTAAATGTTATTTTCCCGAAACTGCAAGCCATTCCTGGCTTTACAGTCATTCGTCCACAAGGCGCATTTTATTTGTTGCCAGATGTATCAGAAGCTGCAGCAAAAACAGGGTACGGATCAGTTGATGATTTTGTAACAGCGTTGCTAACAGAAGCAAATGTTGCCGTCATTCCTGGATCTGGATTTGGTGCAAATTCAACGATTCGTTTGTCATACGCGACATCGCTTGAAAAGTTGACAGAAGCTGTAGAACGAATTCATCAGTTCGTAACATCGAAATGGAAAGACTAA
- a CDS encoding DUF5590 domain-containing protein, whose translation MRQWITFILGFLSFLAVIIIILVLFLGNKPYTDTEDRAIERAKSEQLIEEVERAYVYTTVNASVTVLGTNDKGELTAVFVPEGDSEMQTLSLTDKITAQQARELVLNEMDVKKILHTKLGMANEEPVWEVAFVDEKDTLNYVYLSADDGQWRKRILNL comes from the coding sequence ATGAGACAATGGATTACATTTATACTTGGATTTCTGTCTTTTTTGGCAGTGATCATAATCATCTTAGTTTTGTTTTTGGGCAATAAACCTTATACCGATACAGAAGACCGCGCCATTGAACGCGCTAAAAGTGAACAGTTAATTGAAGAGGTAGAGCGAGCATATGTCTATACAACGGTTAACGCATCTGTGACAGTTCTTGGAACGAACGATAAAGGCGAGTTAACCGCTGTTTTTGTTCCTGAAGGTGATAGCGAGATGCAAACACTTTCTTTAACAGATAAAATCACGGCTCAACAAGCTCGTGAATTGGTTCTTAATGAAATGGATGTCAAGAAAATACTGCATACAAAACTTGGTATGGCCAATGAAGAGCCAGTATGGGAAGTTGCTTTTGTAGATGAAAAAGACACATTGAATTATGTTTATTTATCGGCGGACGATGGACAATGGCGAAAACGCATATTGAATTTGTGA